In one Lolium rigidum isolate FL_2022 chromosome 3, APGP_CSIRO_Lrig_0.1, whole genome shotgun sequence genomic region, the following are encoded:
- the LOC124702603 gene encoding sucrose synthase 1, whose amino-acid sequence MGEAAGDRVLSRLHSVRERIGDSLSAHPNELVAVFTRLVNLGKGMLQPHQIIAEYNTAIPEAEREKLKDGAFEDVLRAAQEAIVISPWVALAIRPRPGVWEYVRVNVSELAVEELSVPEYLQFKEQLVEGSNKDFVLELDFEPFNASFPRPSLSKSIGNGVQFLNRHLSSKLFHDKESMYPLLNFLRAHNYKGMPMMMNDRVRSLSALQGALRKAEEHLSGLPADTPYSDFHHRFQELGLEKGWGDCAKRAQETLHLLLDLLEAPDPSTLEKFLGTIPMVFNVVILSPHGYFAQANVLGYPDTGGQVVYILDQVRAMENEMLLRIKQQGLDITPRILIVTRLLPDATGTTCGQRLEKVLGTEHTHILRVPFRTENGIVRKWISRFEVWPYLETFTDDVAHEISGELQANPDLIIGNYSDGNLVACLLAHKMGVTHCTIAHALEKTKYPNSDLYWKKFEDHYHFSCQFTTDLIAMNHADFIITSTFQEIAGNKDTVGQYESHMAFTMPGMYRVVHGIDVFDPKFNIVSPGADMSIYFPYSESQRRLTSLHPEIEELLYSDVDNDEHKFVLKDRNKPIIFSMARLDRVKNLTGLVELYGRNPRLQELVNLVVVCGDHGNPSKDKEEQAEFKKMFDLIEQYNLNGHIRWISAQMNRVRNAELYRYICDTKGAFVQPAFYEAFGLTVIEAMTCGLPTFATAYGGPAEIIVNGVSGYHIDPYQGDKASALLVEFFEKCQGDHSHWTKISLGGLQRIEEKYTWKLYSERLMTLTGVYGFWKYVSNLERRETRRYLEMLYALKYRTMASTVPLAVEGEPSSK is encoded by the exons ATGGGGGAAGCCGCCGGCGACCGTGTGCTGAGCCGCCTCCACAGCGTCAGGGAGCGCATCGGCGACTCCCTCTCCGCCCACCCCAATGAGCTCGTCGCCGTCTTCACCAG GCTGGTCAACCTTGGAAAGGGAATGCTGCAGCCCCACCAGATCATCGCTGAGTACAACACTGCAATCCCTGAAGCAGAGCGCGAGAAGCTCAAGGACGGCGCCTTCGAGGATGTACTGAGGGCAGCGCAG GAGGCAATCGTCATCTCCCCATGGGTTGCACTTGCCATCCGCCCTAGGCCTGGTGTCTGGGAGTATGTGAGAGTCAACGTGAGCGAGCTTGCTGTCGAGGAGTTGAGTGTCCCTGAGTACTTGCAGTTCAAGGAACAGCTTGTGGAAGGAAG CAACAAAGACTTTGTGCTTGAGCTGGACTTTGAGCCATTCAATGCCTCCTTCCCTCGTCCTTCCCTGTCGAAGTCCATTGGCAACGGTGTGCAGTTCCTCAATAGGCACCTGTCATCAAAGCTCTTCCATGACAAGGAGAGCATGTACCCTTTGCTCAATTTCCTCCGTGCACACAACTACAAGGGCATG CCTATGATGATGAACGACAGAGTCCGCAGTCTAAGTGCTCTCCAGGGAGCTCTGAGGAAGGCCGAGGAGCATCTGTCTGGTCTTCCAGCAGACACCCCGTACTCGGACTTCCACCACAG GTTCCAAGAACTTGGTTTGGAAAAGGGCTGGGGTGATTGTGCCAAGCGTGCGCAAGAGACCCTTCACCTGCTCCTCGACCTTCTTGAGGCACCTGACCCGTCCACACTTGAGAAGTTCCTTGGTACAATCCCAATGGTGTTCAATGTTGTCATCCTCTCTCCACATGGTTACTTTGCACAAGCCAATGTCCTGGGGTACCCTGACACCGGAGGGCAG GTTGTCTACATTTTGGATCAAGTCCGTGCTATGGAGAATGAGATGCTTTTGAGGATCAAGCAGCAAGGACTCGACATCACACCACGGATCCTTATT GTTACAAGGCTTCTCCCTGATGCAACCGGCACGACCTGCGGTCAGCGTCTTGAGAAGGTCCTCGGTACTGAGCACACCCACATccttcgtgtgccattcagaactgAAAATGGAATTGTTCGCAAATGGATCTCACGTTTTGAAGTCTGGCCATACCTGGAGACTTTCACTGAT GATGTGGCGCACGAGATTTCTGGAGAGCTCCAGGCCAACCCTGACCTGATCATCGGAAATTACAGTGATGGAAACCTTGTTGCatgtttgcttgcacacaagatgGGCGTTACTCAT TGTACCATTGCCCATGCGCTTGAGAAAACCAAGTACCCCAATTCTGACCTGTACTGGAAGAAGTTTGAGGATCACTACCACTTCTCATGCCAGTTCACCACTGACTTGATTGCAATGAACCACGCGGACTTCATCATCACAAGTACCTTCCAAGAGATTGCTGGAAA CAAGGACACCGTTGGTCAGTACGAGTCTCACATGGCATTCACGATGCCTGGAATGTACCGTGTTGTCCACGGTATCGATGTTTTTGATCCCAAGTTTAACATAGTTTCGCCTGGTGCGGACATGTCCATCTACTTCCCGTACTCAGAGTCACAAAGGAGGCTCACCTCACTCCACCCAGAGATTGAGGAGCTACTCTACAGTGATGTCGACAACGATGAGCACAA GTTTGTTCTGAAGGACAGGAACAAGCCAATCATCTTCTCGATGGCTCGTCTGGACCGTGTCAAGAACTTGACTGGTCTGGTTGAGTTGTATGGCCGGAACCCTCGCTTGCAGGAGCTTGTTAACCTTGTGGTTGTTTGTGGTGACCATGGCAACCCATCAaaggacaaggaggagcaggCTGAGTTCAAAAAGATGTTTGACCTTATTGAGCAGTACAACCTGAATGGCCATATCCGCTGGATCTCTGCTCAGATGAACCGTGTCCGTAATGCTGAGCTCTATCGCTACATCTGTGACACCAAGGGTGCTTTTGTGCAG CCTGCATTCTATGAGGCTTTTGGACTAACTGTCATCGAGGCCATGACCTGTGGTCTTCCAACATTTGCAACTGCATATGGTGGTCCAGCTGAGATCATCGTGAACGGTGTCTCCGGCTACCACATTGATCCTTACCAGGGTGACAAGGCCTCGGCTCTGCTCGTTGAGTTCTTTGAGAAGTGCCAGGGAGACCACAGCCACTGGACCAAGATCTCACTGGGAGGGCTTCAGCGTATTGAGGAGAA ATACACCTGGAAGCTTTACTCTGAGAGGCTGATGACCCTCACCGGTGTCTATGGCTTCTGGAAGTACGTCTCCAACCTCGAGAGGCGCGAGACCCGCCGCTACCTGGAAATGTTGTACGCGCTCAAGTACCGCACCATGGCCAGCACTGTTCCATTGGCTGTCGAGGGGGAGCCCTCGAGCAAGTGA
- the LOC124702604 gene encoding uncharacterized protein LOC124702604 yields the protein MTRGSQRERDRERAAARKPNSKNGGDGLTPEQRRERDKKALEEKAAKKAAQASGSAAGSSTDTKNKDAKK from the exons ATGACTC GGGGCAGCCAGAGGGAGCGCGACCGCGAgcgcgcggcggcgaggaagCCCAACTCCAAGAACGGCGGGGACGGCCTCACCCCGGAGCAGCGCCGCGAGAG GGACAAGAAGGCACTGGAGGAGAAGGCCGCCAAGAAGGCGGCACAGGCTTCTGGGAGCGCCGCCGGGTCCTCCACGGACACCAAGAATAAAGATGCCAAGAAGTAG
- the LOC124702602 gene encoding probable serine/threonine-protein kinase SIS8 produces the protein MDWVEQLNIYDLKAPKDLPTSAPFSVTSNQGSRFPRDYYDVKPMKIKLICNFGGRFLPRPSDGELRYIGGNRHLIKISRDISWQEFILKTTRLIRRAHTIKYHIPGEQVSMLISITSDDDLRHMIDECIVLERSREMLTMYLFSGNDDERHVHFIVQGSSNAEKEAQFIALINGVIAPVYDELRAHSLGRSSVNDLDQLMFGNNVEGLPAGRTEEAPVSIRTKPLQSIMAPPKTSSGQLEKMSPSSERRMANQDYKAHSTEGNVISATSNIDKAYHGASVPPESKTQKSGGLAVSGHQQQTATESFGKSHEATGVQEKISPRKQQTAPLGNSSVATQPSSKNKKFPVPPHTGRSAYEMPASLSPRGSQITVNQQGTDENTIKSTRIVAQEEAIFHSAEDPLTRKINNFQLHKKVEISEPGHESCTPGCNISTNLQYMESTAATSSMQKNQPAVTSTPVGYSGEAVLLPFAFASSDKTTNLQPNILVRASSERIQERPSSPGPDEHSSEIARFRSVGTGTINPQIRTTLAEAKDNAAPSISEPALRETKSTEQSLPANALLGRDLISNVQIISNEDLEDLREMGSGAFGTVFHGKWRGTDVAIKRINNNCFSYPSSQADKLITEFWREAAIISKLHHPNILALYGVVNNGPGGTLATVTEFMVNGSLKKVLGRKDKYLDWRKRILVAMDAAIGMEYLHSKDIVHFDLKSDNLLVNVKDPSRPICKVADFGLSKMKQATMVSGGMRGTLPWMAPELLTMSGTKVSEKVDVYSFGVVMWEILTGEDPYDGMHYGGVIGGILSNTLRPPVPTSCNPEWRKLMEQCWSTEPSQRPSFTEVATCLRGILREAKVNL, from the exons ATGGACTGGGTGGAACAACTTAACATTTATGATCTGAAAGCGCCAAAGGATCTGCCAACATCTGCTCCATTCAGTGTCACTAGCAACCAAGGATCACGGTTCCCTCGAGATTACTATGATGTTAAACCAATGAAGATAAAGCTTATTTGCAACTTTGGTGGTAGGTTCTTGCCAAGGCCAAGCGATGGCGAGCTTCGGTATATTGGTGGTAACAGGCATCTGATTAAAATCAGCCGGGACATTTCCTGGCAAGAGTTCATCTTGAAGACAACAAGATTGATAAGGAGAGCCCACACGATAAAGTACCACATCCCTGGGGAGCAAGTGAGCATGCTCATTTCCATCACCTCTGATGATGACCTTCGGCATATGATTGATGAGTGCATTGTGCTAGAAAGAAGCAGAGAAATGCTAACCATGTATCTCTTCTCTGGCAACGACGATGAGCGTCATGTGCATTTCATCGTACAAGGCTCATCCAATGCAGAAAAGGAAGCACAGTTCATTGCTCTTATCAACGGGGTCATCGCACCAGTTTATGATGAACTGAGAGCACATAGCCTCGGCAGATCTTCAGTCAATGACCTAGACCAGCTGATGTTTGGCAACAACGTGGAAGGATTGCCGGCAGGCAGAACAGAGGAAGCTCCAGTGTCCATCAGAACGAAGCCCTTGCAGAGTATCATGGCGCCACCAAAGACATCAAGTGGTCAGTTGGAGAAGATGTCTCCAAGTTCCGAGAGACGGATGGCTAACCAAGATTACAAGGCACACAGCACTGAAGGTAACGTGATCTCTGCAACCAGCAATATTGATAAAGCTTACCATGGTGCATCTGTGCCTCCTGAATCCAAGACACAGAAAAGCGGTGGTCTCGCTGTCTCAGGGCATCAGCAACAGACTGCCACGGAATCTTTCGGAAAGAGCCATGAAGCTACTGGGGTACAGGAGAAAATATCACCAAGGAAACAGCAAACGGCCCCATTAGGCAACAGTAGTGTGGCGACACAGCCATCGTCTAAAAACAAAAAATTCCCGGTGCCACCACATACAGGTCGGTCTGCCTACGAAATGCCTGCATCTTTGTCACCAAGGGGTTCCCAGATCACAGTCAACCAACAAGGCACTGATGAGAACACGATAAAATCAACAAGGATTGTTGCCCAAGAAGAAGCTATATTCCACTCAGCAGAAGACCCACTGACTAGGAAGATCAACAACTTCCAATTGCACAAAAAGGTGGAGATCTCAGAACCCGGTCATGAATCTTGTACTCCTGGTTGCAACATCAGTACAAACTTGCAGTATATGGAGTCGACAGCTGCAACCAGCAGCATGCAGAAGAACCAGCCTGCAGTTACTTCTACACCGGTCGGCTATAGCGGCGAAGCAGTACTACTTCCTTTTGCTTTTGCATCTTCCGACAAAACAACAAATCTGCAACCAAATATTCTGGTGCGTGCTTCAAGTGAGAGAATACAAGAACGACCCAGCAGTCCAGGACCAGATGAACATTCATCAGAAATCGCTCGATTTCGATCAGTTGGTACTGGtaccattaatcctcaaatcagaACTACACTAGCAGAAGCTAAAGATAATGCTGCACCATCAATATCAGAGCCTGCG CTACGTGAAACCAAGAGCACTGAACAATCTCTGCCTGCAAATGCACTATTGGGCAGAGATCTTATAAGCAATGTCCAG ATAATAAGCAACGAAGACCTCGAAGATCTCCGTGAGATGGGCTCTGGAGCATTTGGAACTGTTTTTCATGGAAAATGGAGGGGAACAGATGTTGCCATAAAACGGATAAATAACAATTGTTTTTCGTACCCATCATCACAGGCAGATAAACTG ATAACCGAATTTTGGAGAGAGGCCGCTATCATCTCAAAACTTCATCACCCCAACATTCTGGCACTTTACGGTGTCGTAAACAACGGGCCAGGGGGGACATTAGCTACTGTAACAGAATTCATGGTCAATGGGTCTCTAAAAAAAGTACTCGGTCGCAAGGACAAATATCTTGATTGGCGCAAGAGGATACTTGTTGCAATGGATGCAGCCATTGGAATGGAATACTTGCACTCCAAGGACATTGTCCACTTCGATCTGAAAAGTGATAACCTGCTGGTGAATGTTAAGGATCCCTCTCGTCCCATATGCAAG GTTGCTGATTTTGGTTTATCGAAAATGAAACAAGCCACCATGGTTTCTGGTGGAATGAGAGGAACTCTTCCATGGATGGCCCCAGAATTGCTGACAATGAGTGGCACTAAAGTATCTGAAAAG GTTGATGTCTATTCTTTTGGAGTTGTGATGTGGGAAATTCTCACCGGCGAGGATCCATATGATGGCATGCACTATGGAGGAGTCATAG GGGGTATTTTGAGTAACACGCTGAGGCCACCAGTGCCAACTTCATGTAACCCGGAATGGAGGAAACTGATGGAGCAATGTTGGTCAACTGAACCTTCGCAAAGACCTTCATTCACTGAAGTTGCTACCTGTCTTCGTGGCATTCTACGAGAAGCAAAAGTGAATCTCTAA